The following is a genomic window from Neodiprion pinetum isolate iyNeoPine1 chromosome 3, iyNeoPine1.2, whole genome shotgun sequence.
aaattcaaactcacTGCACAAAAttgcattcaattttttcaccgtttttattttccgtcGCTTCTATCAAGCTCAACCCGAATTCTTTGATAAATCTTGAAAGAAACAGTCGCGTGGATAAGGTGGAGTGACAACTGTAAGATACAAGCGTTAATCTATTATTCATTCGATGCAGATACAACGAGACCGCCACGAAACGACGAAGAAAATGAACGCAATTATTACTTCGTATCGCACGATGACATGATGGCTGATATTGCTGCGAACGAGTACTTGGAATACGGTAAGAAGGGGACCCCGTGTATGGGATCTTTGTGTCAATTGATATCGTATAAAGTAGCGACAACAGTTCGGTGAACCTTGCACTCTCAACCTTCCGAACTGCATCGGTGTTGAAAAATGAGCGACTGATTTATTACGGGAAATCAACCATTTCGTGCAATGTACCTACCAGACATATTAACCATTCGACAAATTGCCATTATAAATCACGATTCGAGCGTAGCTGAATTTGCAATTCCTGATACTTCGATGCATTAACGAAAAACGAACGACAGGGACGCACGAGGACGCGATGTACGGAACGAAGCTGGAAACTATTCGCAAGATTCACGAGGAAGGCAGGATGGCGATTTTGGACGTAGAACCACAGGCGCTGAAGGTGCTGCGCACCGCCGAATTCGCACCCTACGTCGTCTTCATAGCTGCGCCAGTCCTGCAGAATCTTGCCGATGTGAGTAACGAGTGAAAAGGGGATAAATTTCTCATTGTTCaatatacatacctacttGTGAAATGTAACATTTCTGCGGATGGATGAAAACGGATGTAGTCAAACCTCCAAAGtcgagtgaaaatttcaatattttccaagtcTGGATTCACGCATGAATAGCGAATGCATTACGCCGCTTGCTCTCCTCTTCACACTACCCCCGTATGTATATCTACGAGCCGTGTGGAAGCGAAGCTGAATCCTATCGATGAAATCTCCATCCCCGGCCGATAGGAGTATCTATCTGTAATAGAATTCGAAGTACCGACATTCCTCGCTCCGTAGCTCTACCTAATCCTTCATCGTTCACCGAAATcctctagtttttttttctttcttcacttACTTTTAACAAGTATCACTAATTTTTAGAAGAGAAATTCGTATGAATTCTGCCAATGAGACGAACTTAAATTGAGCGGAAAAATCTTGACGCACGCCAAGAAATTACTATTAAAGTGTTATAAACCCTTATctggaatgaaaaagaaattgtaattatttttcattcgtattaACCTTGCTTTCATCGGAGAGAAATGATTTATGGAATTAATACCGACGTATTTCAGTACGACGGGAGTTTGGAGAGATTGGCGAAGGAGTCGGACATGCTGAGGCAGGCGTACGGACACTTCTTCGACCTGACCATAGTGAACAACGACATCGAGGAGACGATCGCTTCCCTGGAGGCGGCGATCGAGCGAGTCCACACTACACCCCAATGGATTCCAGTCTCCTGGGTCTACTGACAGCGGAGTTCGCCGACGAGAGCGATTTACACAGAATACAACGGCTTCAACGGCCCCGCTAAAACGGCCAAGCAGTGATTAGGCGGCACGACGCGAATGCGGACTAATCAATCGCCACGCAGTGCCGCGTGGAACAATCAATCAAACAGTAGCCAAGCGACACGTATCGGGACCTTAGACCAATCAAATGACGTCACCGCAACGCCGAATGCCGTGGCAGTGACCGCGTGTTCATAATTATTACTTAAACGTACATATgcgtatgcatgtatatgtacTCGTATATGCATTATTTATACACAAACAAACACTCGCGTACACACACACTCAAACCACACACACAACACAGCCACCGAGCgtgcatgtatataataatatattgcaGATCGATCAGCGAAGACGTTAGTCTTGTTATACCTAATGATTGAGacgaagagaaggaaaatgGAGGAGCTAATTGCGGCCCTAAGGATATATCTGTATCAATCCTCTTTCGTAAATCAAGGTAGTAGCtgcgaatatttttatcccttgggaatttttttgcttCCCGACTTCTTCCGGACTCAATCATTTATACCCcctgtgtatttttttttcttactctcCTTTTTTACACCGTGAGATGGAAACCGATTGCGTGGAAGCTTTTTGCTCCGTTTCTCCGGAAAGACTTGACATTTCGGCAGAAATATAATGGACTCGTAGCTCAGCATGAGAAGTACATAACCGCCGTGTTGGAAAGCTCGTCCTGAATCAGTTGGTAATATCTCGGGGTTCCGTCACTCTCGCGATCCTCTTCGTTTAAAATCAACGGTTTAATTTGACTGAATTCTTATCATAAaatgaatagaataaaattctatttctTGTCAagtctttcaaatttcaaaatatttgtcaCACGTTTCGACGATAAATAGATCTTAACGATAATTGgggaagtaaaaatttgcggtgcatcttaaaataatttttataaaacacTAACTTCATCTAAGTTTTGTCTTTGAATATCATAGGCCAGTTGattggaataattataatttcatcCTTGAACTGTATTTGAACTATTTTCCTTCTGAATTCGTCGACAACAAGACTGGCTCTGCGAGTTGTGTCGAACAACCGCAGTTCGTCAAGTCGAAAGAACGGCTGATTGTCGATTAAACTatttaataatgaaatttaagaATTGAAGATGATGAATTTCGATAGTAACGGTGGCTGCCTGCGGCAAGCGTTTCTATCGCCCCTAATAAAGCCAGAAACACCTGGTTTGCATACCCTCGTACAAACGCATAATCGAAATATCGAACTAAACGCGGTTATATAGAAGTTTATATAACGTAAATCAAGTAAATAGATAGTTTACCagtctataataattaataacagaatggaaaatataaaaataaaaatttaacattaAAACAGATTAAACGACCTAGGtaattaatgaattaattgtgtaagtaattaataatgaattacTAGAAGACTAATAGAAATTTCCATACGCAACCCGTAGGAATGCTGGATGTGAGTGCGCGCATGAAGAATTGAATATGAAGATTGGATTATATAATCACGATGAGTCGAAGTTACTGGCATGATTCTATTGTATATCCTACATAGCAGCGCCGCTGCGCCTACGTactctttttatttatcgatCTAGTATTTTCGAATCACCGGTGAGAATGGATAGCATAATTAacgattaataataaatatataattgattatatACTTACAGCGTGTGtgagaaaacgagagaaaaaaagggaagaaaagagaaggagagggagagagagcgggagagggagagggagagggagagggagagggagagggagagagagagagagagagaaagagagagagagagagagggtgagaggaagggagggagagTAAGTTGGTTGCACGTGtcattatgaaaaattgaatgtgtgcgtgaaaattattgagagctaaaaaagagaaacacaAGAAACCGTAAAGGTCGTAAGtgattttgtaatatttctcATAAGTTGTAGCTGCCATGATTAACTAGCGATGAGTACTTAAAAACTAAATTCCGGAAATAATATCAGTAATTCGAGTATCAAAGTGGAGGCATTCGCACTCTTGGAAAAGTCTGTACTTGATAACCAACGACTGGCTGCATGGCTGATCTAGAGCTAAAGCTGAAGCTAACGGATGTTGAAATAAGATGACGGGTCTAAAAGAAACAATAACAgttcattataattatgtaattataaatgagagagagagagagagagagagagagaaagagagagagaaagagagagagagaggaatgAAGAGTATTATAAAACGTTgttaattgaattaataaaactAGCCCAAAGTATCAAAAGttgtattttaattcattaaaaacttcctaaatgaattttgataacTGAATTGAATAACCTGAGAATAGTTGTGTGCGAAATTGCGAGAAGGCGAAGGGAGACAGACTTGCCGGTTTAATTAGCGAGGATTAAGGTATATTTCCATTAAAAGTTACCCAGCGCCTGAAATCTGAATCTATTATATTGATTCCGAACCGTCGCATCGCCTTCGCCTTTTTCACGATTCTGATAACCTTCAACTATCTCTCTGCCTTTACTCGAATCCTTAGAGTAACGGAAACTTCATTTATACGGCCTTCCACGCCTCAAAACTAACGAATTCTCTCTTTTCGTCGACACTTTCGGCGTTCTACTCACACTTGTCTTACAATCGATATAGCACTAGACTCGTGTAACACGTCCCGGAAAAAATTTGAGCATTGAAAGTCATATTAGAAAATACTGGGTCTAATAACGTAAATTTGTTGGAATTTTAACACCTACTCTgtgtttctatttttaataCTTGACAAAGAATGCAACTTCAACCTTTCACTCTTTTGAATTGACGGACAATCAcgttcgaaaaatattatttttcaaatacgaaCGCGGTTTGGAACGGTTATCGAGTAACTAAAATATGGcgtaaaacaaataaaataaataagataGATGGTTAAACAATCGGTCTTGTATTAACTTGAACTTCCTTTCGTCATCTCAACAATTGAATACGAAATATTACTCTTCACGCATCACTGCCAGATGATTCATGTTCATGGACAATTCGATGCTACGATCCGTTGGTAAAAACGATGCATCAATGGTTTTAAGCTTGTTGTTTTGACTAAAAATAACCTAACATTatccaaagaaaaaaagaatgtataaagatgatagtaataataatagtagatAGTAGTAATTGTGGCACGATATTTTATGCTTACTCCCATCAATTACATCAGGCATTACAAaggaatatataaaaattgcgTGAATTGCGAAGTAGAGTATTAATTAGGTACTGTATTCCTATACGCTTTTACTTAACTATACGTACGTCACGTCTCTTTTAATGTAACGACGATCTATATAGAAGATAAAGAagagtaggaaaaaaaattatatatcgCCAATTACTTGAGAAGTTATACCTTCTTCAAATCAGATTGTATACGCTTTACACATTTAATGCTTATGGTCAGCTAGCACTGTTACCTGTGTCTAgaatttttctatcttttcTTCACCTTTTCGCTATAtcacataattttatttacaatcagTACATAACGCTAACTGCTCTCTATGTATATACGTTTATCTCTTACCCTTAAAATTGTATACTTCCTGATATCATTTTCTTACTCTACGCAGATTCGCACGCGCTACACGTGCATATAATTTCGACAAGACCAACTAAAGTACAATACTAAAAGAAAATGACTCTCGTctttaatgataaaaaatatgacacgatagtaacaatgataattttttaaacaatcgatgatgaaaatttgtgtTCTCCTTTGCAATGAGTGTGATTAGTTTTCAGATCCTCTTGCTAATGCTGAAATTATTTTGCGTAGAAAGGATCATTGATCAAGTTAGTCTTGTCGATATGACTGCACTTGCATAATCGTCGTGAAGATATCGGCACGAAAAGGCAGATCTTTTACAAGCAGAGAGAAACGCTGTTTTGGAAATTGGAATTATAGTGTTTTCACTTCTGTCAGGTggtattatcattattatcattatcattatcgtgattattattattattattattatcattattattatctatataataattacgaaTATTATAGTACATATTACAAGATCCGACTTATTACACTCTGTGAATAATTACATCCATTTACAAACGGCAATATTCCCACTTCATATATTACCtcgatttatttatacgcATTTAGCCATAACTAATTATAATTCCGGCATCTACTAACAGCTGTTAAAACAATAGCTTGTTATTGTACAGTTCTAGGGAGCAATGCCCAAACGATTTGAGCAAATCCGGGGTAACAACACGGGtcgattattaattgattccaatTAACGGGGGAATTCGAAGCAATGTATCAAACCTCTTCTCGACAATTTCGTTATACCGCTAATACGTGTAATCGTCAAGGACTTGTGAATCAAACctttgcaaaattcaaaaactaatACTAATTAAACTCTCTCATTCAAGGCTGCGGCATTATAGCAGTTCACAGGTAATTAGAAGCGACGATTTTTCCTCTTCAACGGATGTCGCCGCCCCCCGTTTCGCCTCTTCGACACGACGCGTACCGGAGGTGGCATCAGTAGTCCGATTCCTGGATCCACAGTCGTGCAATTTTCTTGAGACATCGGGAACATGTACTCCAGGTCGATGTCATACctgttgataaaattttttggatcaGGCCAATCAGGGACTTGATTCGCATTTATATTACATCATCGGAATCGTGGCAAAGATTTGTCAATTCCACCAAACTTTTCATCATCGATTCGTAAGTCAGTCAAAAGAGTCATTccgcttgaaaattttcctgaACTTAACTGCAAATCTAATATACACTTAGGTTGATAACTATTTCCAACCTGGGGAGTTTCTCTCGGAGATAAGAGATGACGTTGACCCCAAGTTGAGGATCCCGGCTCATAATGAAGCTGGATAGGTATCGAGGGCTCTTGCTTTTCTCGGCGCAATGCATCAGTAAGGCCCAAGATTTGTAGTCGGAATCGAGTACGTACGTGTTGTATATCCCTTCGTCTGTCGATAACAATTGTCACGATATCAATGCGCGGgaaatttatcattaatatATAACATTTTATTTAGACGCGTGAAAGAATTGAGATCCGTAAAATTAACGGCCTTGACTCGCGCCCTTGTCAGTAGAGAGAGGGGCGCTTCTGGCGCcagtaaattttcacaaacaCAATACCCGCTCGAATCGTTTTACCGAagcataaaatatttttgccaaAATACCGCAGGCTCGTTAGTTTCAACTTGTTCCCGATTCGCAGTTATTAACAGTCGCGCTGCTACGTGATGTTGGGTAAAAATCTCGGCCCTCGTGGCGCCGGTAACTAATTCTGAGCATAAAATCATAGCCGAGAAATTTCGGGTAAAGCCTCGCGAGGGAGAAAAAGCTGCCCTACGAAATTGCAACGGTACGTGTAGTTCTCACATGTGTCTTCGGCGTGGACCCAGTGCGCAGGGAAATCCGGCGAAGGTATTTTCCAGGTGATGTTTCCACCGAGCTGTTCGTTGATTGGATCGTCGGCAAAACTGTAGGTGAAGTTCATCGTCACTTCGGCGATCTCCGAAGAGACGGACAGCTCGGCTCGCATGCATCTGTAATCCAGAGCTTCCTCCGAGCTTGCATAGTACTGGACGATGTACCAATATCCCAAGAACTGTGGCGTACGGTGAAAATTCATTCGGTAAGAATTAGGATTATTTAATATATTGGGGGAAGTTTAATGGTGCGAGGGAAAGTAGAAAAAGCTGCAATGTGACAGACGTATCGGAAAACctatatttgaatttaaataatttctctgTACTTCGTGACAAATTTAACAAATTCCGGGACGGGACTTTTGTGAATCCGACGCGGTGTCTTGGGGTATTAGCTGCAGCGTGTTGATGAATTTCCCGATATCGCTACAgcttatatttttcacgtgCCGATACAAATCTAACATTGGTTAATTCCTTTTAGACGATACGGAATCATCCGTTATTCGGTTCTGGTACAATCCTTCGCACTAAATTCTTACGAGTGGTATGAAATGAGACACACCCATTAACATGGCTCTCTAGCAGCTCCGTATTACCGAAATAGCTGCCGCTCTATGCGTTAAACACTTTTGAAGCACGGGAAAATGAATCGTAAACTCCAAATGCCACGGTTTGACCGCAGGTTTGGACAAATTACAAAACACGAGGGTTTGCCACGTGGAACTCAATACAACTACTCCACTTTAGTAAACAATTTTGATCTATGCTGCAgggtatgtatgtaatacaaTGCGAAACGTTTAGTCTCTTTTTCCActaataattcaataaataaattttttttacctcggTATAGttgtttgattaattttaGTAACGGCTAGGAAATAGTTTACcccttttgaaaaattttttcgcaagtTGCATCAAAGAACCAATctttttcaaatgtaaacgTTTGTGCCGAGTGTATAGATTGTGTAGTGCACTCAAGTGTACCCTTGACTTATCACCACGTGGCAATCTGACCAGACACGCTAATTAAATTACCGGATTTACAAATTAGAAGAATTTCCTATTCAACGTTTATTGTTAGAGAAAACTGAACACCACGGGTATGTAGAAGCTTGCAAAATGAGTTGTAACAGGATTTCAGATTCATGGTACACCGTTATACTCCATCAAAAAGTACACCatcgttgataatttttctctcacttCGACAACGATGAATGGTCAGTTATTGCTGGAAATTTAAAAGCAATTTTGCACAGTTGAAAACCTAcgatcgttgaaaaataaagccGATATTTTATGATCACCGGGTAATGAATGCTCAGGCTAAATCTCACTGTGATTGTATACGAATCGgtataaagaatattttcatcgcgaataaacatatatattattttaccaTATTATACAGAGAAAAACTAGGTTAATGTAATCTCTGTCAGTCGTCAAgatacgaaaatgaaatttactcgTATAAATATGACCTACTCCATTTATTCGGATCAAAGCTAATCATATTTCCCAAAGTCTCGGTAACGGACACATAAAATTGCTACGTAACGATATATACAATGCAATGCGATCAAAGATTCTTCCGTGGACCATTGCGaacaagaaattattcatcattcAACACTCCTTTCCGTATCTCCCGAAGAAAATAAACCGACGAGCCAAACATTCCTCATAGTCCAGACGATGAAAGCTTTCACCACGAGGATAGCGTGCGTAACAGAGTCAGCCGACATCGCAAGGATCTTTTCGTTGAAGAAACTTGtcattcaaagtttcaagAGCCTCGATTGAAAGGAATCATCCGCAGAAGTTGAAATCCGTGTCTTTTATAAACCCACTTCAGTTTATTCGATCTTAATCGACTTTACTCTCGTATAATCGTTCGCGGTCTAGAAATTGGTCGGGATATTGTCCGTTACGTCACCGGCTCAGCCTTGGCTGATCATCACACCAAGCGAAGCTGTTATCAGTACTCGGTGCGAGGCCTCGGATTGAAGATGAACGCTCGCGTAAACTAATAATTGAGGAATCGCGGCAGAGCCGATGATGCCGTCTCGGTAAGCCGGGGGTTCAAGGATCGGCCGAGCCTGTGTAATCCAGTGACGACGGAATGTCGACGCGTTGGCCCAATAACCTCGAATTTCCAGCAGAGTCAACAGTGGGTCTATTCCCGTAGCCGAAGAACAGTGAGCCGTAACGAAGCTTTATATGAGCGCCGCGCGGTTTCTTTGGACATTTTCGCGTCCAGTCGACCGGCCGCCTCGATACAAATCCCCGCTATCAATGACCGGGCAGATCGTGGCCTCAGATACACCCTGGAGCCCTGAAACCCATGCATCGCGTTCCGATAGCCGGGCGGACGCGTTACAGCTCGTAAAAACGGAGATCCCTAGGTCACGTTTCCCAGACGACGACTTTCCGCCCGACGAGGCGATGCGTCGCCGCGTCGTTCCAGTGCAGCGAGCTTCTTCAAAGGCGAACGAGAGCATCCCTTCGTCTCGCGCAACGGTACACGGGCCGAAACGCCACACGCCAAATTCGTCATCGAATGGGTATTTTTAACCATTGTCGCGACGTGGCAACGCCACTCTGACTACCAGTCACGATTTCACTCATATTTTCCTATTCCCTTGACGCTGGTATTCACAGGGACGAACTCGAGCCCCCGGCAGAAGCATCATCCCCCTCGTCAATGCCAATTTTTAAACGAGGCGGAATGGAGCCCGAGACAAGCGAAAGGAATTCGAAAGCATTTCAACCTGGCTTTTGATGCAACTTCTCGACCCTGGGTGAGCATTTTTGAAAGCCGGTCTCGTCTTGAGACTTGTCTCAAGTATAGAGCGAGCCGTAATTTATCGATGTGTTATACAGACGCTCTATACCTGTTCAATAGCACGCTTCTCGCAATAGTTTGATGAAATTACTTGCGTATGCCCATGGGTTTGACCGGAAGACGTTACCCTTGTAGCTAAATAATTCATGTGCGATTCTTGCATTAATTAAATCTCAATCGGAagactttgaaaaattctcaaaacgaGTTTGCAGCGGATTTTAGAACTGTTGCTACGGAAATGTTGATTGCCGAGTCAGTAATCAACTCatcaatatacatatgcacgAAGATATTTGCAAGTATTTTGAATCCGATTTCTGTTCATCGAATCGGAAAATTGCAGAGCTTTTCCGGTtactaatttttcaagtacCTATTCAGGAAAGATCAAAcgaattattgtttttaataaGAACGAAATAACGACCGCTCATCGTGTGAAAATGCTTCTAAACTGGTCGTAAAAGTGAGTCTAAAACCGCGCTCGACGGAGGAGGCTGGGAACAAGTCCGTGGTGGAATttgcaatcgaaaaataaactGGAATCTAGGGAGTGTAAACATTGGGTGAACTATAAATTCAAGGCCCCTTCGTCAAGTTGAACTACTTACTCCAAAAATATCAAGTGTGAGAATTGGACAGTGTATTTAATGAATTAaagtaaacaatttttcaaaacgtacCTCAGCCGTGTCAAAGTTGCGTATAGCTTTGACCTTCGGGCACTTAGATTTATCCTCCCGTCTCTTGTAGACGCCATCGGTCTCACTGATAAAGTAAACGGTAAGTAATAAGAACAGGAAAATACGGACACGGTAAATGCCGAAAGGCTCGAAGGCGGAGGTCATTTTTGTCCGTCCACTAACGTCGACGCGCTACGTTCTACTATCGGAACCACGAGGTCTGTCTGTCTGCACGATTTTAGGGGGGAGTTCGGATGGGGGCAACGGTAAGGGCGCGGatgagggagggagggaggaagggcCTGAAACGGGAATCGAAGCACTAATCACAAAGCTCCTACTTTCCGCTCTGCCTTACTACTTTTCCCAATTATCCCAACGGTTTGATCAATATAAGTTTTCCCCGCGCGCaatctttctctttctctctctacaCTGATCCCGCTGCCTCGCAGCGGAAACGATCGTGTCCCGTTCGACTGATTAATCCGTATCTCTATGTCAGTTCCGTTCAAAGTACGACTGTAAAAAATAGAGCTGCACACTTTCGTGTTCCGGTAGCCTTGGACCTTGCACCAAGaatcaaattattgtaatGTTGTAATGTCGCATGACGAGCTTAAGGAAGACTCGCATGTAACGCTTTGAATGAATTTAGTATTCGTAAAGTTTTTCTCGGGAGGCTATATTCACGTGTTTATGTCTCTGTCCTTATCGCCCGGTCTCTGGGAAAATGGCCCCAGAACTACTGCATCGGTTATACGCGCGTATACACCGTTCGTTTTATTTCGTGCGAAGGAAAGTACATTGAGTCACGAGTAGTGTCAGCTGTCTGCCAAGTTAGAGAACCCAACTACCTAACGACACTTGCCTTTTGTCTCCGCTGATGGGAACCGCAACCTCTGAGGTATACTTTGTACGCCGAGCGAATACAAATTCGATTTGGCCAGACTCGACGTGTTCGACGAGCATTCGGAAGGTATAAGGTACACACTATAACCTTCGATTTTATTCCACGATATAAACTGAGACTCTATAACTAGCCGCTGAACAGTCTGTGGTTTTATTATCGGCATGGGAATAGTTAATCAGtgtatgttgtttttttttttttttgaacccTTTAATTATGAAATGACGGCATCCGGTTAAAGCCGATTTATGATTCCACCGTGCGCCCGCAgaaattcatttaaatttctttccaaTTGTCACATTCTTAAATGGATCATAAATTCATGAATTTCTATTCTCTGATATTAGTCGTGTGTTCCATGAATTAGTGCCGATTGCCCAGGCTTGCTAGCTGTTATGTCAAACTCAGATTTTAATTTCGGGTATAGTTTGCGTATGTGCAGATTGTTAACATCTGAATTAGTTTGACGCGAAATTTGCTGGTGAAATAACTTATAAACGATAACGAAATTGACGTTTAGTTTGCAATTTATTCGATTCACGACGTGTAAGACGTGATCTTCAGTGACGAGTGATTTTATCGTAAGCAAGGATTATTTCGGGGGTCGCTGTTAGAATTCTCAGATTTTATCCCCGATGTAACTTCGTTACGACCCGAAGCGATCGTATTTTTAGATATGGTTGCAATGCATTGACAGGAGTTCGAGCCTGGTGTGAAAAACAACAGGTTCATTCTTTTCACAGATCCGAATGGTGTCGATTAATGCCACCTTTGTTTTTAGGGGCGAGCCGTAGTTTCGATGGACATTTCGGGAACGCATTTTCGCAATGATTGGATCACTCGATCGTTGAACGGCAAAGGAAAGCTACAAAGTTTTGCACAAATACGAGTAAACCAGTCTTATTATATGCGTCGACTGCTCAATAATGTACCGCTTCGTTCCTCGTCGATGACTAATCACTCCTAGTGTCAGTAACACGCTGTTTCCTGTCACTGCTGTGGTTTCGTCGAGAACCTGAAAACCTATAAACTTCAATGCAGCCCTTTGAAAGAAGtcggatgaaaaattgtggtaaaaatttttaagcaaCTCGTAAACGGGAGCGCGGCATCGTCGTATCAAAACAAATCAAGCGACCGGCTCCGTGAACTGACTCATTACAGCTTTATGACATAACCGGCGTAATTGTAAAGCGCTTGCACATGTTTCGAGCGAAACAATATTAACCGAGCACGCAGCAGA
Proteins encoded in this region:
- the Karl gene encoding apolipoprotein D — encoded protein: MTSAFEPFGIYRVRIFLFLLLTVYFISETDGVYKRREDKSKCPKVKAIRNFDTAEFLGYWYIVQYYASSEEALDYRCMRAELSVSSEIAEVTMNFTYSFADDPINEQLGGNITWKIPSPDFPAHWVHAEDTYEGIYNTYVLDSDYKSWALLMHCAEKSKSPRYLSSFIMSRDPQLGVNVISYLREKLPRYDIDLEYMFPMSQENCTTVDPGIGLLMPPPVRVVSKRRNGGRRHPLKRKNRRF